One part of the Arabidopsis thaliana chromosome 4, partial sequence genome encodes these proteins:
- a CDS encoding alpha/beta-Hydrolases superfamily protein — MLVAAIMDIVTSNCDTIEKTPFKSSLPGNATMRDIAAAIQVIEEGGMYFDEPEKDDDSDDGRSGIKGIGIKILEGTTVLGLSRTSGLAPLGDLNANAGEETPKTFALLSKHDNSSQANLSSAVIPGLWDDLHCQHVAVPFAAWALANWAMASDTNRSHIQELDRDGQVVMTALMAPERTVKWHGSLVARLLLEDLKLPLSDSVSDWSSSLLATVSHASKTEDISLAQVALSAFLVSVDRSDKAQKMVMEKGLHLMRDSARKTRKHKAVQEGLSKALELLCAGDMHLSLEESQKWSGILLSWVLGKVASDTVQSSARRILSRTFEDYGPHSVPISQGWLTLIMNEILNHSKTVSAKGASLPKNEKPKVDQSKVTSATQSTNLLAVAVVNLAMAQLGTVPESVNNVPLADLLLSEPFAVPIKNLKKDSPPKFNAAESALATIKAIKSLTDVCAEDSVCQNKIVDFGILCLLRRFLLSDDYEKLGAIEAYDASRALEARDRTPDSLGESSITDIQDPCSVRVPASAHIRRHAARLLTILSLLPQVQKIILADETWCKWLDDCAKGNISCCNDPKTQSYARASLLNVYCNQQDGSGSGDGGSSKPDISNMNSNCPRYGDMIFLINPGLPHWKCHEKERQSGKKNESSSEGEPANVTDTVGDHVVDASNLSSSIDPSSSGSHVHDPEFDVIFLHGLRGGPFKTWRIAEDKSSTKSGLVEKIDQEAGKLGTFWPSEWLSNDFPQARLFTLKYKTNLTEWSGASLPLQEVSSMILEKLVSAGIGDRPVVFVTHSMGGLVVKQILHKAKEEKLDKLVNNTAGVVFYSCPHFGSKLADMPWRMGLVLRPAPSIGELRSGSPRLVELNDLLRQLHKKGVVEVLSFCETKVTPIVEGYGGWAFRMEIVPIESAYPGFGELVVSTSIYKIP; from the exons ATGCTTGTGGCTGCCATAATGGATATCGTCACTTCCAACTGTGACACTATAGAAAAGACACCTTTCAAGTCATCCTTGCCTGGAAATGCTACGATGAGAGATATTGCTGCTGCAATTCAAGTAATTGAGGAAGGTGGTATGTATTTTGATGAGCCAGAAAAAGATGATGACAGTGACGATGGAAGAAGTGGGATTAAGGGAATTGGAATTAAAATCCTTGAAGGAACCACAGTTCTGGGATTATCAAGAACCAGTGGGCTTGCACCGTTGGGTGACCTTAATGCTAATGCGGGAGAGGAGACTCCTAAAACATTTGCATTGCTTAGTAAACATGATAATTCTTCACAAGCTAATTTGTCATCTGCCGTCATTCCTGGCCTTTGGGATGATTTACATTGTCAACATGTCGCAGTGCCATTTGCTGCGTGGGCACTGGCAAACTGGGCAATGGCTTCTGATACAAATAGATCTCATATTCAAGAACTCGATCGTGATGGGCAAGTTGTCATGACAGCTTTAATGGCACCAGAGAGGACTGTGAAGTGGCATGGGAGTTTGGTGGCTCGGCTGTTGTTAGAGGATCTCAAGCTTCCATTAAGTGATTCTGTTTCCGACTGGAGTTCCAGTTTACTTGCCACTGTTTCACATGCCAGTAAAACTGAGGATATCTCTCTGGCTCAAGTTGCGTTGTCTGCCTTTTTAGTTTCTGTCGACAGAAGTGACAAAGCACAGAAGATGGTAATGGAGAAGGGTCTTCATCTGATGAGAGATAGTGCTAGGAAAACGAGAAAACACAAAGCAGTGCAAGAAGGTTTGTCAAAGGCTCTTGAATTACTCTGTGCTGGTGACATGCATTTATCTCTTGAAGAGAGTCAGAAATGGTCCGGCATACTACTTTCATGGGTTCTTGGAAAAGTTGCATCTGATACTGTTCAATCTTCAGCAAGAAGAATCCTTTCACGCACCTTTGAAGACTATGGACCACACTCTGTCCCGATATCTCAGGGATGGTTGACCCTTATAATGAATGAGATTTTGAACCACAGTAAGACGGTGTCAGCTAAAGGAGCTAGCCTACCTAAAAACGAGAAACCTAAG GTAGATCAGTCCAAAGTTACTTCTGCTACTCAGTCAACCAATCTGTTAGCAGTTGCTGTTGTTAATCTTGCCATGGCTCAACTGGGTACAGTCCCAGAGTCTGTCAATAATGTTCCACTGGCAGATCTGCTCCTTTCAGAGCCTTTTGCGGTACcaattaagaatttaaagaaGGATAGCCCCCCTAAATTTAATGCTGCTGAGTCTGCATTGGCAACCATTAAGGCAATCAAGTCACTGACGGATGTTTGTGCTGAAGATTCTGTATGCCAGAACAAAATAGTTGATTTTGGTATTCTTTGTTTACTAAGGCGCTTTCTGTTAAGTGATGATTATGAGAAGCTAGGTGCAATAGAAGCTTATGATGCATCCAGAGCCCTTGAGGCTCGAGACCGAACTCCAGATAGTCTTGGTGAATCTTCAATCACAGATATTCAGGATCCATGTAGTGTCAGAGTCCCAGCTAGTGCGCACATCCGAAGGCATGCTGCGAGATTGCTAACTATTCTTTCGCTTCTACCGCAAGTCCAGAAAATCATTTTAGCTGATGAGACATGGTGCAAATGGCTTGATGATTGTGCAAAAGGAAATATTTCCTGTTGCAATGACCCTAAGACACAAAGTTATGCAAGAGCTTCTCTGTTAAATGTATATTGCAATCAGCAAGATGGTAGTGGATCAGGAGACGGTGGCAGTTCCAAGCCAGACATCTCTAACATGAACAGCAACTGTCCTCGCTATGGAGacatgatatttttaattaatccCGGCCTACCCCATTGGAAGTGTCATGAAAAAGAACGTCAAAGTGGTAAGAAGAACGAATCCTCAAGTGAAGGTGAACCAGCAAATGTTACTGATACAGTCGGAGACCATGTTGTTGATGCTAGCAATCTGTCTAGCTCCATAGATCCTTCCAGTAGTGGTTCGCATGTACATGATCCTGAATTTGATGTTATCTTTCTTCATGGCTTGCGTGGTGGGCCCTTTAAAACTTGGCGAATTGCTGAGGATAAATCTTCTACCAAATCTGGCTTGGTGGAGAAGATTGACCAGGAAGCAGGAAAGCTGGGAACATTTTGGCCGAGCGAGTGGCTTTCAAATGATTTCCCTCAAGCTCGCTTGTTTACCCTTAAATACAAG ACAAACCTCACGGAATGGTCTGGAGCTAGCTTGCCACTTCAG GAAGTTAGTTCTATGATATTGGAAAAGCTCGTCTCAGCAGGCATTGGAGACCGACCTGTTGTTTTTGTGACTCACAG TATGGGAGGTCTTGTCGTGAAGCAGATTCTACACAaagcaaaggaagaaaaacttGATAAACTAGTCAATAACACTGCTGGAGTT GTATTCTACAGTTGCCCACATTTTGGCAGCAAGCTAGCAGATATGCCGTGGAGAATGGGTCTTGTGTTACGCCCGGCTCCATCT ATAGGAGAGCTACGAAGTGGTTCTCCAAGACTAGTTGAGCTCAATGACTTGCTTCGCCAGCTCCATAAGAAAGGGGTTGTTGAAGTCCTTAGTTTCTGTGAG ACAAAAGTAACCCCAATCGTGGAAGGCTATGGAGGATGGGCTTTTCGGATGGAAATCGTGCCAATTGAATCAGCATACCCAGGATTTGGTGAACTTGTTGTAAGTACCTCCATTTATAAAATCCCTTAA
- a CDS encoding alpha/beta-Hydrolases superfamily protein — protein MLVAAIMDIVTSNCDTIEKTPFKSSLPGNATMRDIAAAIQVIEEGGMYFDEPEKDDDSDDGRSGIKGIGIKILEGTTVLGLSRTSGLAPLGDLNANAGEETPKTFALLSKHDNSSQANLSSAVIPGLWDDLHCQHVAVPFAAWALANWAMASDTNRSHIQELDRDGQVVMTALMAPERTVKWHGSLVARLLLEDLKLPLSDSVSDWSSSLLATVSHASKTEDISLAQVALSAFLVSVDRSDKAQKMVMEKGLHLMRDSARKTRKHKAVQEGLSKALELLCAGDMHLSLEESQKWSGILLSWVLGKVASDTVQSSARRILSRTFEDYGPHSVPISQGWLTLIMNEILNHSKTVSAKGASLPKNEKPKVDQSKVTSATQSTNLLAVAVVNLAMAQLGTVPESVNNVPLADLLLSEPFAVPIKNLKKDSPPKFNAAESALATIKAIKSLTDVCAEDSVCQNKIVDFGILCLLRRFLLSDDYEKLGAIEAYDASRALEARDRTPDSLGESSITDIQDPCSVRVPASAHIRRHAARLLTILSLLPQVQKIILADETWCKWLDDCAKGNISCCNDPKTQSYARASLLNVYCNQQDGSGSGDGGSSKPDISNMNSNCPRYGDMIFLINPGLPHWKCHEKERQSGKKNESSSEGEPANVTDTVGDHVVDASNLSSSIDPSSSGSHVHDPEFDVIFLHGLRGGPFKTWRIAEDKSSTKSGLVEKIDQEAGKLGTFWPSEWLSNDFPQARLFTLKYKTNLTEWSGASLPLQEVSSMILEKLVSAGIGDRPVVFVTHSMGGLVVKQILHKAKEEKLDKLVNNTAGVVFYSCPHFGSKLADMPWRMGLVLRPAPSIGELRSGSPRLVELNDLLRQLHKKGVVEVLSFCETKVTPIVEGYGGWAFRMEIVPIESAYPGFGELVVLESTDHINSCKPLSRSDPSYTEALQFLRKLSAQRLKPHVKREPGIHD, from the exons ATGCTTGTGGCTGCCATAATGGATATCGTCACTTCCAACTGTGACACTATAGAAAAGACACCTTTCAAGTCATCCTTGCCTGGAAATGCTACGATGAGAGATATTGCTGCTGCAATTCAAGTAATTGAGGAAGGTGGTATGTATTTTGATGAGCCAGAAAAAGATGATGACAGTGACGATGGAAGAAGTGGGATTAAGGGAATTGGAATTAAAATCCTTGAAGGAACCACAGTTCTGGGATTATCAAGAACCAGTGGGCTTGCACCGTTGGGTGACCTTAATGCTAATGCGGGAGAGGAGACTCCTAAAACATTTGCATTGCTTAGTAAACATGATAATTCTTCACAAGCTAATTTGTCATCTGCCGTCATTCCTGGCCTTTGGGATGATTTACATTGTCAACATGTCGCAGTGCCATTTGCTGCGTGGGCACTGGCAAACTGGGCAATGGCTTCTGATACAAATAGATCTCATATTCAAGAACTCGATCGTGATGGGCAAGTTGTCATGACAGCTTTAATGGCACCAGAGAGGACTGTGAAGTGGCATGGGAGTTTGGTGGCTCGGCTGTTGTTAGAGGATCTCAAGCTTCCATTAAGTGATTCTGTTTCCGACTGGAGTTCCAGTTTACTTGCCACTGTTTCACATGCCAGTAAAACTGAGGATATCTCTCTGGCTCAAGTTGCGTTGTCTGCCTTTTTAGTTTCTGTCGACAGAAGTGACAAAGCACAGAAGATGGTAATGGAGAAGGGTCTTCATCTGATGAGAGATAGTGCTAGGAAAACGAGAAAACACAAAGCAGTGCAAGAAGGTTTGTCAAAGGCTCTTGAATTACTCTGTGCTGGTGACATGCATTTATCTCTTGAAGAGAGTCAGAAATGGTCCGGCATACTACTTTCATGGGTTCTTGGAAAAGTTGCATCTGATACTGTTCAATCTTCAGCAAGAAGAATCCTTTCACGCACCTTTGAAGACTATGGACCACACTCTGTCCCGATATCTCAGGGATGGTTGACCCTTATAATGAATGAGATTTTGAACCACAGTAAGACGGTGTCAGCTAAAGGAGCTAGCCTACCTAAAAACGAGAAACCTAAG GTAGATCAGTCCAAAGTTACTTCTGCTACTCAGTCAACCAATCTGTTAGCAGTTGCTGTTGTTAATCTTGCCATGGCTCAACTGGGTACAGTCCCAGAGTCTGTCAATAATGTTCCACTGGCAGATCTGCTCCTTTCAGAGCCTTTTGCGGTACcaattaagaatttaaagaaGGATAGCCCCCCTAAATTTAATGCTGCTGAGTCTGCATTGGCAACCATTAAGGCAATCAAGTCACTGACGGATGTTTGTGCTGAAGATTCTGTATGCCAGAACAAAATAGTTGATTTTGGTATTCTTTGTTTACTAAGGCGCTTTCTGTTAAGTGATGATTATGAGAAGCTAGGTGCAATAGAAGCTTATGATGCATCCAGAGCCCTTGAGGCTCGAGACCGAACTCCAGATAGTCTTGGTGAATCTTCAATCACAGATATTCAGGATCCATGTAGTGTCAGAGTCCCAGCTAGTGCGCACATCCGAAGGCATGCTGCGAGATTGCTAACTATTCTTTCGCTTCTACCGCAAGTCCAGAAAATCATTTTAGCTGATGAGACATGGTGCAAATGGCTTGATGATTGTGCAAAAGGAAATATTTCCTGTTGCAATGACCCTAAGACACAAAGTTATGCAAGAGCTTCTCTGTTAAATGTATATTGCAATCAGCAAGATGGTAGTGGATCAGGAGACGGTGGCAGTTCCAAGCCAGACATCTCTAACATGAACAGCAACTGTCCTCGCTATGGAGacatgatatttttaattaatccCGGCCTACCCCATTGGAAGTGTCATGAAAAAGAACGTCAAAGTGGTAAGAAGAACGAATCCTCAAGTGAAGGTGAACCAGCAAATGTTACTGATACAGTCGGAGACCATGTTGTTGATGCTAGCAATCTGTCTAGCTCCATAGATCCTTCCAGTAGTGGTTCGCATGTACATGATCCTGAATTTGATGTTATCTTTCTTCATGGCTTGCGTGGTGGGCCCTTTAAAACTTGGCGAATTGCTGAGGATAAATCTTCTACCAAATCTGGCTTGGTGGAGAAGATTGACCAGGAAGCAGGAAAGCTGGGAACATTTTGGCCGAGCGAGTGGCTTTCAAATGATTTCCCTCAAGCTCGCTTGTTTACCCTTAAATACAAG ACAAACCTCACGGAATGGTCTGGAGCTAGCTTGCCACTTCAG GAAGTTAGTTCTATGATATTGGAAAAGCTCGTCTCAGCAGGCATTGGAGACCGACCTGTTGTTTTTGTGACTCACAG TATGGGAGGTCTTGTCGTGAAGCAGATTCTACACAaagcaaaggaagaaaaacttGATAAACTAGTCAATAACACTGCTGGAGTT GTATTCTACAGTTGCCCACATTTTGGCAGCAAGCTAGCAGATATGCCGTGGAGAATGGGTCTTGTGTTACGCCCGGCTCCATCT ATAGGAGAGCTACGAAGTGGTTCTCCAAGACTAGTTGAGCTCAATGACTTGCTTCGCCAGCTCCATAAGAAAGGGGTTGTTGAAGTCCTTAGTTTCTGTGAG ACAAAAGTAACCCCAATCGTGGAAGGCTATGGAGGATGGGCTTTTCGGATGGAAATCGTGCCAATTGAATCAGCATACCCAGGATTTGGTGAACTTGTT GTGTTGGAGTCAACAGACCATATAAATTCATGTAAACCACTGAGCCGCTCGGATCCTTCGTATACAGAGGCGTTGCAGTTCCTGCGCAAGCTCAGCGCACAGCGATTAAAACCTCATGTTAAACGGGAACCTGGGATACATGATTGA
- a CDS encoding alpha/beta-Hydrolases superfamily protein produces the protein MLVAAIMDIVTSNCDTIEKTPFKSSLPGNATMRDIAAAIQVIEEGGMYFDEPEKDDDSDDGRSGIKGIGIKILEGTTVLGLSRTSGLAPLGDLNANAGEETPKTFALLSKHDNSSQANLSSAVIPGLWDDLHCQHVAVPFAAWALANWAMASDTNRSHIQELDRDGQVVMTALMAPERTVKWHGSLVARLLLEDLKLPLSDSVSDWSSSLLATVSHASKTEDISLAQVALSAFLVSVDRSDKAQKMVMEKGLHLMRDSARKTRKHKAVQEGLSKALELLCAGDMHLSLEESQKWSGILLSWVLGKVASDTVQSSARRILSRTFEDYGPHSVPISQGWLTLIMNEILNHSKTVSAKGASLPKNEKPKVDQSKVTSATQSTNLLAVAVVNLAMAQLGTVPESVNNVPLADLLLSEPFAVPIKNLKKDSPPKFNAAESALATIKAIKSLTDVCAEDSVCQNKIVDFGILCLLRRFLLSDDYEKLGAIEAYDASRALEARDRTPDSLGESSITDIQDPCSVRVPASAHIRRHAARLLTILSLLPQVQKIILADETWCKWLDDCAKGNISCCNDPKTQSYARASLLNVYCNQQDGSGSGDGGSSKPDISNMNSNCPRYGDMIFLINPGLPHWKCHEKERQSGKKNESSSEGEPANVTDTVGDHVVDASNLSSSIDPSSSGSHVHDPEFDVIFLHGLRGGPFKTWRIAEDKSSTKSGLVEKIDQEAGKLGTFWPSEWLSNDFPQARLFTLKYKTNLTEWSGASLPLQEVSSMILEKLVSAGIGDRPVVFVTHSMGGLVVKQILHKAKEEKLDKLVNNTAGVVCINASCLSGILQLPTFWQQASRYAVENGSCVTPGSIYRRATKWFSKTS, from the exons ATGCTTGTGGCTGCCATAATGGATATCGTCACTTCCAACTGTGACACTATAGAAAAGACACCTTTCAAGTCATCCTTGCCTGGAAATGCTACGATGAGAGATATTGCTGCTGCAATTCAAGTAATTGAGGAAGGTGGTATGTATTTTGATGAGCCAGAAAAAGATGATGACAGTGACGATGGAAGAAGTGGGATTAAGGGAATTGGAATTAAAATCCTTGAAGGAACCACAGTTCTGGGATTATCAAGAACCAGTGGGCTTGCACCGTTGGGTGACCTTAATGCTAATGCGGGAGAGGAGACTCCTAAAACATTTGCATTGCTTAGTAAACATGATAATTCTTCACAAGCTAATTTGTCATCTGCCGTCATTCCTGGCCTTTGGGATGATTTACATTGTCAACATGTCGCAGTGCCATTTGCTGCGTGGGCACTGGCAAACTGGGCAATGGCTTCTGATACAAATAGATCTCATATTCAAGAACTCGATCGTGATGGGCAAGTTGTCATGACAGCTTTAATGGCACCAGAGAGGACTGTGAAGTGGCATGGGAGTTTGGTGGCTCGGCTGTTGTTAGAGGATCTCAAGCTTCCATTAAGTGATTCTGTTTCCGACTGGAGTTCCAGTTTACTTGCCACTGTTTCACATGCCAGTAAAACTGAGGATATCTCTCTGGCTCAAGTTGCGTTGTCTGCCTTTTTAGTTTCTGTCGACAGAAGTGACAAAGCACAGAAGATGGTAATGGAGAAGGGTCTTCATCTGATGAGAGATAGTGCTAGGAAAACGAGAAAACACAAAGCAGTGCAAGAAGGTTTGTCAAAGGCTCTTGAATTACTCTGTGCTGGTGACATGCATTTATCTCTTGAAGAGAGTCAGAAATGGTCCGGCATACTACTTTCATGGGTTCTTGGAAAAGTTGCATCTGATACTGTTCAATCTTCAGCAAGAAGAATCCTTTCACGCACCTTTGAAGACTATGGACCACACTCTGTCCCGATATCTCAGGGATGGTTGACCCTTATAATGAATGAGATTTTGAACCACAGTAAGACGGTGTCAGCTAAAGGAGCTAGCCTACCTAAAAACGAGAAACCTAAG GTAGATCAGTCCAAAGTTACTTCTGCTACTCAGTCAACCAATCTGTTAGCAGTTGCTGTTGTTAATCTTGCCATGGCTCAACTGGGTACAGTCCCAGAGTCTGTCAATAATGTTCCACTGGCAGATCTGCTCCTTTCAGAGCCTTTTGCGGTACcaattaagaatttaaagaaGGATAGCCCCCCTAAATTTAATGCTGCTGAGTCTGCATTGGCAACCATTAAGGCAATCAAGTCACTGACGGATGTTTGTGCTGAAGATTCTGTATGCCAGAACAAAATAGTTGATTTTGGTATTCTTTGTTTACTAAGGCGCTTTCTGTTAAGTGATGATTATGAGAAGCTAGGTGCAATAGAAGCTTATGATGCATCCAGAGCCCTTGAGGCTCGAGACCGAACTCCAGATAGTCTTGGTGAATCTTCAATCACAGATATTCAGGATCCATGTAGTGTCAGAGTCCCAGCTAGTGCGCACATCCGAAGGCATGCTGCGAGATTGCTAACTATTCTTTCGCTTCTACCGCAAGTCCAGAAAATCATTTTAGCTGATGAGACATGGTGCAAATGGCTTGATGATTGTGCAAAAGGAAATATTTCCTGTTGCAATGACCCTAAGACACAAAGTTATGCAAGAGCTTCTCTGTTAAATGTATATTGCAATCAGCAAGATGGTAGTGGATCAGGAGACGGTGGCAGTTCCAAGCCAGACATCTCTAACATGAACAGCAACTGTCCTCGCTATGGAGacatgatatttttaattaatccCGGCCTACCCCATTGGAAGTGTCATGAAAAAGAACGTCAAAGTGGTAAGAAGAACGAATCCTCAAGTGAAGGTGAACCAGCAAATGTTACTGATACAGTCGGAGACCATGTTGTTGATGCTAGCAATCTGTCTAGCTCCATAGATCCTTCCAGTAGTGGTTCGCATGTACATGATCCTGAATTTGATGTTATCTTTCTTCATGGCTTGCGTGGTGGGCCCTTTAAAACTTGGCGAATTGCTGAGGATAAATCTTCTACCAAATCTGGCTTGGTGGAGAAGATTGACCAGGAAGCAGGAAAGCTGGGAACATTTTGGCCGAGCGAGTGGCTTTCAAATGATTTCCCTCAAGCTCGCTTGTTTACCCTTAAATACAAG ACAAACCTCACGGAATGGTCTGGAGCTAGCTTGCCACTTCAG GAAGTTAGTTCTATGATATTGGAAAAGCTCGTCTCAGCAGGCATTGGAGACCGACCTGTTGTTTTTGTGACTCACAG TATGGGAGGTCTTGTCGTGAAGCAGATTCTACACAaagcaaaggaagaaaaacttGATAAACTAGTCAATAACACTGCTGGAGTTGTATGTATCAACGCATCATGCTTATCTG GTATTCTACAGTTGCCCACATTTTGGCAGCAAGCTAGCAGATATGCCGTGGAGAATGGGTCTTGTGTTACGCCCGGCTCCATCT ATAGGAGAGCTACGAAGTGGTTCTCCAAGACTAGTTGA
- a CDS encoding alpha/beta-Hydrolases superfamily protein: MLVAAIMDIVTSNCDTIEKTPFKSSLPGNATMRDIAAAIQVIEEGGMYFDEPEKDDDSDDGRSGIKGIGIKILEGTTVLGLSRTSGLAPLGDLNANAGEETPKTFALLSKHDNSSQANLSSAVIPGLWDDLHCQHVAVPFAAWALANWAMASDTNRSHIQELDRDGQVVMTALMAPERTVKWHGSLVARLLLEDLKLPLSDSVSDWSSSLLATVSHASKTEDISLAQVALSAFLVSVDRSDKAQKMVMEKGLHLMRDSARKTRKHKAVQEGLSKALELLCAGDMHLSLEESQKWSGILLSWVLGKVASDTVQSSARRILSRTFEDYGPHSVPISQGWLTLIMNEILNHSKTVSAKGASLPKNEKPKVDQSKVTSATQSTNLLAVAVVNLAMAQLGTVPESVNNVPLADLLLSEPFAVPIKNLKKDSPPKFNAAESALATIKAIKSLTDVCAEDSVCQNKIVDFGILCLLRRFLLSDDYEKLGAIEAYDASRALEARDRTPDSLGESSITDIQDPCSVRVPASAHIRRHAARLLTILSLLPQVQKIILADETWCKWLDDCAKGNISCCNDPKTQSYARASLLNVYCNQQDGSGSGDGGSSKPDISNMNSNCPRYGDMIFLINPGLPHWKCHEKERQSGKKNESSSEGEPANVTDTVGDHVVDASNLSSSIDPSSSGSHVHDPEFDVIFLHGLRGGPFKTWRIAEDKSSTKSGLVEKIDQEAGKLGTFWPSEWLSNDFPQARLFTLKYKTNLTEWSGASLPLQEVSSMILEKLVSAGIGDRPVVFVTHSMGGLVVKQILHKAKEEKLDKLVNNTAGVVFYSCPHFGSKLADMPWRMGLVLRPAPSVSKHYYFIELA; this comes from the exons ATGCTTGTGGCTGCCATAATGGATATCGTCACTTCCAACTGTGACACTATAGAAAAGACACCTTTCAAGTCATCCTTGCCTGGAAATGCTACGATGAGAGATATTGCTGCTGCAATTCAAGTAATTGAGGAAGGTGGTATGTATTTTGATGAGCCAGAAAAAGATGATGACAGTGACGATGGAAGAAGTGGGATTAAGGGAATTGGAATTAAAATCCTTGAAGGAACCACAGTTCTGGGATTATCAAGAACCAGTGGGCTTGCACCGTTGGGTGACCTTAATGCTAATGCGGGAGAGGAGACTCCTAAAACATTTGCATTGCTTAGTAAACATGATAATTCTTCACAAGCTAATTTGTCATCTGCCGTCATTCCTGGCCTTTGGGATGATTTACATTGTCAACATGTCGCAGTGCCATTTGCTGCGTGGGCACTGGCAAACTGGGCAATGGCTTCTGATACAAATAGATCTCATATTCAAGAACTCGATCGTGATGGGCAAGTTGTCATGACAGCTTTAATGGCACCAGAGAGGACTGTGAAGTGGCATGGGAGTTTGGTGGCTCGGCTGTTGTTAGAGGATCTCAAGCTTCCATTAAGTGATTCTGTTTCCGACTGGAGTTCCAGTTTACTTGCCACTGTTTCACATGCCAGTAAAACTGAGGATATCTCTCTGGCTCAAGTTGCGTTGTCTGCCTTTTTAGTTTCTGTCGACAGAAGTGACAAAGCACAGAAGATGGTAATGGAGAAGGGTCTTCATCTGATGAGAGATAGTGCTAGGAAAACGAGAAAACACAAAGCAGTGCAAGAAGGTTTGTCAAAGGCTCTTGAATTACTCTGTGCTGGTGACATGCATTTATCTCTTGAAGAGAGTCAGAAATGGTCCGGCATACTACTTTCATGGGTTCTTGGAAAAGTTGCATCTGATACTGTTCAATCTTCAGCAAGAAGAATCCTTTCACGCACCTTTGAAGACTATGGACCACACTCTGTCCCGATATCTCAGGGATGGTTGACCCTTATAATGAATGAGATTTTGAACCACAGTAAGACGGTGTCAGCTAAAGGAGCTAGCCTACCTAAAAACGAGAAACCTAAG GTAGATCAGTCCAAAGTTACTTCTGCTACTCAGTCAACCAATCTGTTAGCAGTTGCTGTTGTTAATCTTGCCATGGCTCAACTGGGTACAGTCCCAGAGTCTGTCAATAATGTTCCACTGGCAGATCTGCTCCTTTCAGAGCCTTTTGCGGTACcaattaagaatttaaagaaGGATAGCCCCCCTAAATTTAATGCTGCTGAGTCTGCATTGGCAACCATTAAGGCAATCAAGTCACTGACGGATGTTTGTGCTGAAGATTCTGTATGCCAGAACAAAATAGTTGATTTTGGTATTCTTTGTTTACTAAGGCGCTTTCTGTTAAGTGATGATTATGAGAAGCTAGGTGCAATAGAAGCTTATGATGCATCCAGAGCCCTTGAGGCTCGAGACCGAACTCCAGATAGTCTTGGTGAATCTTCAATCACAGATATTCAGGATCCATGTAGTGTCAGAGTCCCAGCTAGTGCGCACATCCGAAGGCATGCTGCGAGATTGCTAACTATTCTTTCGCTTCTACCGCAAGTCCAGAAAATCATTTTAGCTGATGAGACATGGTGCAAATGGCTTGATGATTGTGCAAAAGGAAATATTTCCTGTTGCAATGACCCTAAGACACAAAGTTATGCAAGAGCTTCTCTGTTAAATGTATATTGCAATCAGCAAGATGGTAGTGGATCAGGAGACGGTGGCAGTTCCAAGCCAGACATCTCTAACATGAACAGCAACTGTCCTCGCTATGGAGacatgatatttttaattaatccCGGCCTACCCCATTGGAAGTGTCATGAAAAAGAACGTCAAAGTGGTAAGAAGAACGAATCCTCAAGTGAAGGTGAACCAGCAAATGTTACTGATACAGTCGGAGACCATGTTGTTGATGCTAGCAATCTGTCTAGCTCCATAGATCCTTCCAGTAGTGGTTCGCATGTACATGATCCTGAATTTGATGTTATCTTTCTTCATGGCTTGCGTGGTGGGCCCTTTAAAACTTGGCGAATTGCTGAGGATAAATCTTCTACCAAATCTGGCTTGGTGGAGAAGATTGACCAGGAAGCAGGAAAGCTGGGAACATTTTGGCCGAGCGAGTGGCTTTCAAATGATTTCCCTCAAGCTCGCTTGTTTACCCTTAAATACAAG ACAAACCTCACGGAATGGTCTGGAGCTAGCTTGCCACTTCAG GAAGTTAGTTCTATGATATTGGAAAAGCTCGTCTCAGCAGGCATTGGAGACCGACCTGTTGTTTTTGTGACTCACAG TATGGGAGGTCTTGTCGTGAAGCAGATTCTACACAaagcaaaggaagaaaaacttGATAAACTAGTCAATAACACTGCTGGAGTT GTATTCTACAGTTGCCCACATTTTGGCAGCAAGCTAGCAGATATGCCGTGGAGAATGGGTCTTGTGTTACGCCCGGCTCCATCTGTTAGTAAACACTATTACTTTATTGAGCTGGCTTAA